A portion of the Paenibacillus hamazuiensis genome contains these proteins:
- a CDS encoding cysteine desulfurase, protein MLPYDIREFFPILGQYMNGHPLVYLDSAASAQKPIQVIEAVRRFYERDNANVHRGVHTLGSRATDAYETARVKAARFLHAKSEREIVFTRGTTSAINLVAGSYARAVCGSGDEIVVSAMEHHSNLLPWQQAAKTAGAVLKYIPLQSDGTFSIEDAEKTMTNRTKVVAVSHVSNVLGVANPVKQMAAIAHRHGAVLVVDGAQSVPHMRVNVQELDCDFYAFSGHKMCGPTGIGVLYGKKPLLEQMEPIEFGGEMIERVGLHDSSWKETPWRFEGGTPPIAGAIGLGAAIDFLGQIGLDSIAEHDKQLTRYAVERLKRMEHLSIYGPEDGRLGLVTFNLGAIHPHDVATVLDTYGVAIRAGHHCCEPLMHHLGAGATARASFYMYNTEEDVDRFLSALYQTKQFFKE, encoded by the coding sequence ATGCTGCCTTATGATATACGCGAATTTTTCCCGATATTGGGTCAATACATGAACGGACATCCTCTCGTTTATTTGGACAGCGCCGCCTCCGCTCAAAAGCCGATTCAGGTGATCGAAGCAGTCCGGCGATTTTATGAACGGGATAATGCGAATGTCCATCGGGGGGTTCATACGCTCGGTTCGCGAGCGACGGACGCCTACGAAACCGCGCGTGTCAAAGCGGCACGTTTTCTCCATGCGAAATCGGAGCGGGAAATCGTCTTCACCCGCGGGACGACGTCGGCCATCAATCTTGTGGCGGGCAGCTATGCAAGAGCGGTGTGCGGGAGCGGGGACGAGATCGTCGTGTCCGCGATGGAGCATCACAGCAATTTGCTTCCGTGGCAGCAAGCGGCAAAGACGGCGGGAGCCGTATTAAAATATATTCCTCTTCAATCGGACGGGACGTTTTCCATCGAAGATGCGGAAAAAACGATGACGAACCGGACGAAGGTTGTGGCGGTTTCGCACGTATCCAATGTGCTGGGCGTGGCCAATCCGGTGAAACAAATGGCGGCCATTGCTCATAGGCACGGGGCTGTGCTTGTCGTAGACGGAGCGCAAAGCGTTCCCCATATGAGGGTGAACGTTCAAGAATTGGACTGCGATTTTTATGCATTTTCGGGACACAAAATGTGCGGGCCGACCGGTATAGGAGTTTTATACGGGAAAAAGCCGCTTCTGGAGCAAATGGAGCCGATCGAATTCGGAGGAGAAATGATCGAGCGGGTCGGCTTGCACGATTCGTCGTGGAAGGAGACGCCGTGGAGGTTCGAAGGGGGCACGCCGCCGATTGCGGGCGCAATTGGCTTGGGGGCGGCGATCGATTTCCTGGGGCAAATCGGATTGGACAGCATAGCGGAGCACGACAAGCAATTGACGCGCTATGCGGTGGAGCGGTTGAAGCGAATGGAGCATTTGTCGATCTATGGCCCGGAGGATGGCCGGCTCGGGCTCGTTACGTTTAATTTGGGGGCGATTCATCCTCATGATGTCGCCACCGTGCTTGATACGTACGGGGTGGCCATTCGCGCCGGACATCATTGCTGCGAGCCGCTTATGCATCATTTGGGTGCCGGGGCTACGGCGCGCGCCAGCTTTTATATGTATAACACGGAAGAGGATGTAGATCGATTCCTGTCGGCTTTATATCAAACGAAGCAGTTTTTCAAGGAGTGA
- a CDS encoding acetylornithine transaminase translates to MDTTANSALFPTYSKYPINLVKGEGTRLWDDKGREYLDFMSGLAACNLGHVPGKVKKRLQEQLERVWHVSNLFQIPDQEKLAQMLAAHSCADLVFFCNSGAEANEAAIKCARRYHQRVLKNGRFEIITFEKSFHGRTLATLTATGQDKVKDGFFPLPEGFAYAPYNDIRAVRDLITDKTAAVMLELVQGESGVHPAECEFVTGLSELCKENGLLLIVDEVQTGLGRTGKLFAYEHYGIEPDIVTLAKGLASGFPIGAMMGKQKLRDAFSAGSHASTFGGAPLASAAGLATLETMLEERLFERAERMGAYAIQRLTDQLRRYSVIQAVRGLGLLIGIECREPVAPIICELQRHGLLVLPGGSHVIRFMPSLYVSKEEIDRAVDIICTVLISSGFFV, encoded by the coding sequence ATGGATACGACCGCCAATAGTGCTCTGTTTCCGACGTATTCGAAATACCCGATTAATTTGGTTAAAGGGGAAGGTACCCGGCTATGGGACGATAAAGGCCGGGAGTATTTGGATTTTATGTCCGGACTGGCGGCATGCAATCTGGGACACGTCCCCGGGAAAGTAAAGAAGCGGCTTCAGGAGCAGCTCGAACGGGTATGGCACGTATCCAACCTGTTTCAAATCCCGGATCAGGAGAAGCTGGCGCAAATGCTCGCGGCCCATAGCTGCGCGGATCTCGTTTTCTTTTGCAACAGTGGTGCGGAAGCGAACGAAGCGGCGATCAAATGCGCCAGAAGGTATCATCAGCGGGTGCTCAAAAACGGCAGATTCGAGATCATCACGTTCGAGAAGTCTTTTCATGGCCGTACGTTAGCGACATTGACCGCGACGGGGCAGGATAAAGTCAAGGATGGATTTTTTCCTTTGCCGGAAGGGTTTGCGTATGCGCCCTATAACGATATACGGGCCGTAAGAGACTTGATTACCGATAAGACGGCGGCCGTCATGCTGGAGCTCGTCCAGGGGGAGAGCGGCGTTCATCCGGCGGAATGTGAATTTGTGACCGGGCTTTCCGAGCTGTGCAAGGAGAACGGTCTGCTTCTTATCGTCGATGAGGTGCAGACGGGATTGGGGCGCACAGGGAAGCTGTTTGCCTATGAGCATTACGGCATCGAGCCGGATATTGTTACGCTAGCCAAAGGGCTGGCCAGCGGATTTCCAATAGGCGCCATGATGGGCAAGCAAAAGCTCCGGGACGCATTTTCGGCGGGAAGCCACGCCTCAACGTTCGGAGGAGCGCCGCTTGCCTCCGCAGCCGGTCTGGCCACGTTGGAAACGATGCTGGAGGAGCGGCTTTTCGAACGCGCGGAACGGATGGGGGCGTACGCCATCCAAAGACTGACGGATCAACTGCGGCGATATTCCGTCATTCAGGCCGTAAGGGGGCTCGGACTGCTGATCGGCATCGAATGCCGCGAGCCGGTCGCCCCGATCATTTGCGAGCTGCAACGGCACGGGCTGCTGGTGCTGCCTGGAGGTTCTCATGTCATTCGGTTTATGCCGAGCCTGTATGTGAGCAAAGAAGAAATTGATCGGGCAGTGGACATTATTTGCACCGTATTGATAAGCTCCGGTTTCTTCGTTTGA
- a CDS encoding LysR family transcriptional regulator, with product MELKQLEYFMAVCQELHFTRAAEKLGIAQPSLSQQIRLLEHEIGTPLFDRIGKRTVITEAGKMLLHHSYNVFHELSQARAAISELQGLKRGALKIGALLTVVNYLLPPTVIRFHQNYPNIELSVLGLRTGDIFDGLLQNELDLGIVYLPMEHDDLETIPLFKENLALAAPVDHPVSKEPFVTLEILKETPSVLLPSSYFLRQLINEQCRRLDFKPQRIMEMTTMESIVNMVAQGVGVTILPKGYLDYIGNKHIRTIPIQNPVLTTQIGLVYRKNKYLCAASRVFMEQLLATVKGEHFSQ from the coding sequence ATGGAATTGAAACAATTGGAGTATTTTATGGCGGTATGCCAGGAGCTGCACTTTACCCGTGCCGCTGAGAAGCTGGGTATTGCCCAGCCCTCGCTCAGCCAGCAAATTCGTTTGCTCGAGCACGAAATCGGCACACCGTTGTTTGACCGCATCGGCAAACGAACCGTTATTACCGAAGCCGGCAAAATGCTGCTGCATCACAGCTATAATGTTTTTCACGAATTATCCCAGGCTCGTGCCGCGATAAGCGAGCTGCAGGGCTTGAAAAGAGGGGCGCTAAAGATCGGCGCACTTTTAACGGTAGTCAATTACTTGCTTCCGCCTACCGTAATCCGGTTTCACCAAAATTATCCCAACATCGAGCTGTCCGTTCTCGGATTGCGAACCGGGGATATTTTCGACGGGCTTCTGCAAAATGAGCTCGATTTGGGCATCGTCTATTTACCGATGGAGCATGACGACCTGGAAACGATCCCGTTATTTAAAGAAAATCTTGCTCTTGCAGCACCTGTCGACCATCCCGTCTCCAAGGAACCGTTTGTTACGCTTGAAATATTAAAAGAAACGCCGAGCGTTTTGCTGCCGAGCTCGTATTTTTTGCGGCAGCTGATCAACGAGCAGTGCCGCCGGCTCGATTTTAAACCGCAGCGAATCATGGAAATGACGACCATGGAATCCATCGTCAATATGGTCGCGCAAGGCGTCGGCGTCACCATCTTGCCGAAAGGTTACCTCGATTATATCGGCAACAAGCATATTCGGACGATCCCGATTCAAAATCCGGTGCTCACGACCCAAATCGGCCTCGTTTATCGAAAAAACAAATATTTATGCGCGGCAAGCCGGGTGTTTATGGAACAGCTGCTTGCGACGGTAAAAGGCGAACACTTCAGCCAATAA
- the serC gene encoding 3-phosphoserine/phosphohydroxythreonine transaminase: MNKPYNFNAGPAGLPLEVLLQARDELLDFRGTGLSVTEISHRSKQYEEINFETQQLLQELLDVPSGYEVLFLQGGASTQFAMVPINFLTDGRVAGYIHSGTWSGKAIAEAGKVGKIVIAASSEADRYKKVPEVQGVSFRSGMAYVHLTSNETIAGIQYRDFPDTGDIPLIADMSSDILSRTFEVSNFALIYAGAQKNMGPSGVTVIIIRRDLLDGIPDNIPDILNYRIHAKNRSLFHTPPVFSVYMVNLVLKWIRNNGGVEGMERRNRLKADLVYGAIDDSGGFFGGLADRNSRSMMNVTFRVYNDEQEKLFLRQAELNGFVGLKGHRDAGHLRASLYNAVTYEQCKALADFMRHFQQSFG; the protein is encoded by the coding sequence ATGAATAAACCGTACAACTTCAACGCAGGACCTGCCGGACTTCCCTTGGAAGTGCTGCTTCAAGCGCGCGATGAGCTTCTTGACTTTCGGGGCACCGGTTTATCCGTAACGGAAATATCGCACAGAAGCAAGCAATATGAAGAGATCAACTTCGAAACCCAGCAGCTGCTGCAGGAACTGCTCGACGTTCCTTCCGGTTATGAGGTGCTGTTTCTGCAGGGAGGTGCGAGCACGCAATTTGCCATGGTGCCCATCAATTTTTTGACCGATGGACGAGTTGCCGGTTATATACACAGCGGTACCTGGTCGGGCAAAGCGATAGCGGAAGCGGGCAAAGTGGGCAAGATCGTCATTGCGGCAAGCTCGGAAGCCGACCGGTATAAAAAGGTTCCCGAAGTGCAAGGAGTAAGCTTTCGTTCGGGGATGGCCTACGTGCATCTCACCTCGAACGAAACGATAGCGGGCATTCAGTACCGCGATTTTCCCGATACGGGCGACATACCGCTGATTGCCGATATGTCCAGCGACATCCTGTCACGGACCTTTGAGGTTTCGAATTTTGCACTTATTTATGCGGGCGCCCAAAAAAACATGGGACCTTCCGGCGTGACGGTCATCATCATTCGCAGAGATTTGCTGGACGGCATCCCCGATAACATTCCCGATATTCTGAATTACCGGATTCATGCAAAGAACCGCTCCCTTTTCCATACACCGCCAGTATTTTCCGTCTACATGGTTAACCTTGTGCTGAAATGGATTCGAAACAACGGGGGAGTGGAAGGCATGGAGCGGCGGAACCGGCTAAAAGCCGATTTGGTATATGGAGCTATCGATGACAGCGGTGGTTTTTTCGGCGGGCTGGCCGACCGGAACAGCCGGTCGATGATGAATGTTACGTTCCGCGTTTATAACGATGAACAGGAGAAGCTTTTTTTGCGGCAAGCGGAGTTGAATGGATTTGTGGGTTTGAAGGGACACCGGGATGCGGGCCATCTTCGGGCTTCGTTATACAATGCGGTTACTTATGAACAATGTAAAGCGTTAGCGGATTTTATGCGGCATTTCCAACAAAGTTTCGGGTAA
- the pdxS gene encoding pyridoxal 5'-phosphate synthase lyase subunit PdxS has translation MESGTIVVKRGMAEMQKGGVIMDVMSAEQAKIAEASGATAVMALERVPADIRAAGGVARMADPVLVDQVMKAVSIPVMAKARIGHYVEARVLEALGVDYIDESEVLTPADDHFHIDKHEFTVPFVCGARDLGEALRRIGEGASMIRTKGEPGTGNIVEAVRHMRMMQGQIRKVRGMSKDELMAEAKLLGAPYELLLSVKETGKLPVVNFAAGGVATPADAALMMHLGADGVFVGSGIFKSEQPEKFARAIVEATTHFMDFELIADVSKGLGAPMKGMEISKLQANDRMQERGW, from the coding sequence ATGGAATCGGGGACGATTGTTGTTAAGAGAGGTATGGCGGAAATGCAAAAAGGCGGCGTCATCATGGATGTGATGAGTGCAGAGCAGGCCAAAATCGCTGAAGCGTCCGGCGCTACTGCGGTAATGGCTCTGGAGAGAGTACCGGCGGACATCCGCGCAGCAGGCGGAGTTGCCCGAATGGCGGACCCGGTGCTTGTGGATCAGGTAATGAAGGCTGTATCGATACCGGTAATGGCGAAAGCGCGCATCGGCCACTACGTTGAAGCCCGGGTACTTGAAGCTCTGGGTGTGGATTATATCGACGAAAGTGAAGTATTGACGCCTGCCGATGACCATTTTCATATCGACAAGCATGAGTTTACCGTCCCTTTCGTTTGCGGGGCCAGAGATTTGGGGGAAGCATTGCGCCGAATCGGCGAGGGGGCGTCGATGATTCGTACCAAAGGGGAGCCCGGTACAGGCAACATTGTAGAAGCGGTGCGCCATATGCGCATGATGCAGGGGCAAATACGCAAGGTGCGGGGAATGAGTAAAGACGAACTTATGGCTGAGGCCAAACTGCTCGGCGCCCCCTATGAATTGCTGCTAAGTGTGAAAGAAACGGGTAAGTTGCCTGTTGTCAACTTTGCCGCCGGCGGGGTGGCGACTCCTGCAGACGCGGCGCTAATGATGCACTTGGGGGCGGACGGTGTGTTTGTAGGATCAGGCATATTCAAGTCGGAACAACCGGAGAAATTCGCCCGTGCCATCGTTGAAGCGACAACGCATTTTATGGATTTTGAGCTGATCGCGGACGTATCCAAAGGTTTGGGAGCCCCGATGAAGGGGATGGAGATATCCAAGCTCCAAGCGAACGATCGCATGCAAGAGCGCGGGTGGTAG
- a CDS encoding MOSC domain-containing protein, with protein sequence MKHVEILSINIGKPRKVPFKDKEVSTGIFKFPASESLFLSRFNFEGDGQADLVHHGGKEKAVCVYPYEHYPYWEKELQRTLEYGAFGENLTIRGLLETDVCIGDVFQLGEAVVQVSQPRQPCYKLSVKYGAPDMPLKVQETGRTGFYFRVLKEGVVSGSGGLTRIFSHPKAITVSYANRIMHHEKDHIAGIHKILEVEELSVNWRATFLKRLEGIEANPRERLSGSE encoded by the coding sequence ATGAAACATGTCGAAATCCTTTCGATTAATATAGGTAAACCGAGGAAAGTACCGTTTAAAGACAAAGAGGTTTCCACCGGCATATTCAAATTTCCTGCAAGCGAATCTTTATTTTTATCCCGGTTCAACTTTGAGGGGGATGGCCAGGCAGACCTTGTTCATCACGGCGGCAAGGAGAAGGCCGTATGCGTCTACCCTTATGAACACTATCCGTATTGGGAAAAAGAATTGCAGAGAACGTTGGAATACGGGGCATTCGGAGAAAATTTAACGATTCGGGGATTGTTGGAAACGGACGTATGCATCGGCGATGTATTTCAGCTTGGAGAAGCGGTTGTGCAGGTCAGCCAGCCGCGCCAGCCATGCTACAAATTGTCCGTCAAATACGGCGCGCCTGACATGCCTTTAAAAGTGCAGGAAACCGGCCGCACGGGCTTTTATTTTCGTGTTTTGAAGGAAGGGGTTGTATCCGGGTCCGGCGGCTTGACAAGGATATTCTCTCATCCTAAAGCAATAACGGTTTCCTACGCAAACCGTATCATGCATCATGAGAAAGATCATATTGCCGGCATTCATAAAATCCTCGAAGTTGAAGAATTGTCGGTTAACTGGAGAGCGACATTTCTAAAACGTTTGGAAGGGATCGAGGCAAATCCGCGGGAAAGATTGAGCGGCAGTGAATGA
- the cyoE gene encoding heme o synthase, with protein sequence MTNRRVSHPAWEDWISVIKPRILAENLFCAFAGYCLASGWNVEYSSLIFMMVGTTLLIASASMMNNYLDRFRDLNMARTRNRPLPSGRLKPGNVLVAGIVAGFVGLVVLLVFVNPLCMVLGLIGLLVYAVIYTAWLKPTSTWSTSVGGISGSMPPLIGYCSFSNELELGAWLLFFILFLWQPPHFWALGILKKEEYRAAGYPLLPVAKGVRRTKIQMLPYVAALFPVNYLLFDHNYVGRSYLIVSSILLIIWFSKCVNGLMTKDETKWAASNFRFSLYFLTMSFLMIMIDTALWRQIYG encoded by the coding sequence ATGACGAACCGACGGGTTTCCCACCCAGCCTGGGAAGACTGGATTTCGGTAATAAAGCCGAGGATTTTGGCTGAAAATCTTTTTTGTGCGTTTGCCGGTTACTGCCTTGCCTCCGGGTGGAATGTCGAATATTCGTCCCTGATCTTCATGATGGTGGGGACAACACTGCTCATAGCCTCCGCTTCCATGATGAATAATTATCTGGATCGATTCCGGGATTTGAACATGGCAAGGACAAGAAACCGACCTTTGCCAAGCGGGCGCTTGAAGCCCGGAAATGTACTCGTGGCCGGTATCGTGGCGGGATTTGTTGGGCTAGTCGTTCTGCTCGTATTCGTTAATCCACTCTGCATGGTTTTGGGATTGATCGGATTGTTGGTTTACGCAGTCATCTATACCGCGTGGCTTAAGCCGACTTCAACATGGAGTACATCCGTTGGAGGCATTTCCGGATCCATGCCGCCTTTGATCGGGTACTGCAGCTTCTCGAACGAGCTGGAGCTTGGCGCATGGCTGTTATTTTTCATTCTTTTTCTATGGCAGCCGCCGCATTTCTGGGCGCTTGGGATCTTGAAGAAAGAAGAATACAGGGCCGCAGGCTATCCTTTACTTCCCGTAGCAAAAGGCGTCCGCCGGACAAAAATTCAAATGCTGCCGTACGTCGCGGCCTTATTTCCCGTTAATTACTTGCTATTTGACCATAATTACGTCGGGCGCAGTTATTTGATCGTTTCCTCGATACTCCTGATCATTTGGTTTTCGAAGTGCGTAAACGGTCTGATGACGAAAGACGAAACGAAATGGGCTGCAAGTAACTTCCGATTTTCCCTCTATTTTTTAACGATGTCTTTTTTGATGATCATGATAGATACGGCACTTTGGCGACAAATATACGGTTGA
- a CDS encoding thioredoxin family protein → MLHKWKGEIGMEKATFYHAGCPVCVDAEQALLGLFDKTKLQVEIVHIGQQTSRLAEAEGFGVKSVPALVVNGAVYHINFGASLDDLK, encoded by the coding sequence ATGCTACATAAATGGAAGGGAGAGATTGGAATGGAAAAAGCAACGTTTTATCACGCGGGGTGCCCTGTTTGCGTCGATGCGGAGCAGGCGCTTCTCGGGCTGTTTGACAAGACAAAGCTGCAGGTGGAGATTGTTCATATCGGCCAACAGACATCCCGTTTGGCTGAGGCGGAAGGTTTTGGCGTAAAGTCTGTTCCGGCTTTAGTAGTAAACGGCGCGGTGTATCACATTAACTTCGGTGCGAGCCTGGATGATTTGAAATAG
- a CDS encoding MarR family winged helix-turn-helix transcriptional regulator: protein MFDPQSRQNNRAARVAMALFRITQGIKKMTQMEGDAVGLSPVQAQALLFIYHTRSDMATMGNLADSISTTHVTAVKLINSLIDKGLVVKNKNQEDRRITSLLLTDKGKQVVRNLDRWAGRLENALESLSANVLANLEIGLGGVVDSLKKEGYLVVAEPCRGCVHFRPDTGTPEAPHFCAMIQKFLTHEATLKECPEHSPASGE from the coding sequence GTGTTTGACCCTCAAAGCAGACAAAACAATCGTGCCGCAAGAGTGGCAATGGCGCTGTTTCGCATTACGCAAGGGATCAAAAAAATGACCCAAATGGAAGGAGATGCCGTCGGTCTCTCTCCCGTGCAAGCCCAGGCGCTGCTGTTCATATACCATACAAGAAGCGACATGGCTACGATGGGCAACCTTGCCGATTCCATTAGCACAACTCATGTAACCGCCGTGAAATTAATCAACAGTCTTATCGATAAAGGGCTTGTGGTAAAAAACAAAAACCAGGAGGACCGGCGAATAACTTCACTGCTGCTTACCGATAAGGGCAAGCAGGTCGTTCGCAATTTGGATCGATGGGCCGGCAGACTGGAGAACGCTTTGGAAAGTCTTTCGGCAAATGTGCTCGCTAACCTTGAAATTGGATTGGGCGGGGTCGTCGACTCTCTCAAGAAGGAAGGTTATTTGGTCGTCGCGGAACCCTGCAGGGGTTGCGTTCATTTTAGACCGGATACGGGGACACCGGAGGCGCCGCATTTTTGCGCGATGATTCAAAAGTTTTTAACCCATGAGGCGACGTTGAAAGAATGTCCGGAGCATAGCCCCGCAAGCGGAGAATAA
- a CDS encoding carbohydrate ABC transporter permease, translating to MKPSVGKLFPKRQLYAMLAPNLLLFIGLTVYPIIWSLRYMLYDYDGIHPAGFIGLDNFIRLFTRDPIYWDSLINTLKYACGKLSLIIPLSFLIAMVLNIRFKGSAVLQAIIFSPTIMSSAVMALMFYLLFNVYNGDINRYLLAAGIIQEPINWLGSSLAMVSVVIVAVWGGIGNYMVYFLAGLQTIPKDIYESAEIDGVTYWQRLFKITIPMLGPVLRVILMLAILAAFQDIQSIMVMTEGGPLGKTQVVFLYLYQLFFPVSTSSPIKPEIGYGAAASVVTGLILGGITVIYLWISKKLDNIY from the coding sequence ATGAAACCAAGCGTAGGGAAGCTGTTTCCGAAGCGTCAGCTGTATGCGATGCTGGCGCCTAATTTGCTGCTTTTTATAGGACTCACCGTATATCCGATCATATGGTCGCTTCGGTATATGCTGTATGATTATGACGGCATTCATCCGGCGGGATTTATCGGCCTCGATAATTTTATCCGCCTGTTCACCCGGGATCCGATATATTGGGACTCCTTGATCAATACGTTGAAGTATGCGTGCGGCAAGCTGTCCCTGATCATTCCGCTCTCCTTCCTGATTGCAATGGTGCTGAATATCCGGTTTAAAGGAAGCGCGGTGCTTCAGGCGATCATTTTCAGCCCGACGATCATGAGCTCGGCGGTTATGGCGCTCATGTTTTATTTGCTCTTCAACGTGTATAACGGCGATATCAACCGGTATTTGCTGGCCGCGGGGATCATACAGGAGCCCATCAATTGGCTCGGCTCTTCGCTAGCTATGGTGTCGGTTGTTATCGTAGCGGTGTGGGGCGGAATAGGGAACTATATGGTCTATTTTCTCGCCGGGCTGCAAACGATTCCAAAGGATATATACGAAAGCGCGGAAATCGACGGGGTCACCTATTGGCAGCGCCTGTTCAAAATTACGATTCCGATGCTCGGCCCGGTGCTTCGCGTCATCCTGATGCTGGCGATTTTGGCCGCATTTCAGGATATTCAAAGCATCATGGTCATGACGGAAGGCGGTCCGCTGGGCAAAACGCAAGTCGTGTTTCTGTACTTGTACCAATTGTTTTTCCCGGTAAGCACGTCCTCCCCCATAAAACCGGAAATCGGGTACGGGGCCGCCGCCAGTGTCGTCACCGGCTTGATATTGGGCGGAATTACGGTAATCTACCTGTGGATTTCCAAGAAATTGGATAATATTTATTAA
- a CDS encoding carbohydrate ABC transporter permease — MKKLAGKLVIVIFLAVMVAFTLYPVVYTLLGSVKSNLELQTGGSFFPGEWKFGNYAEAFEKAQFMKYTWNSVILSALTMIFSLITSSMAGYVVARHDFTGKKLLLAAYLSVMFIALGPITLYPQYMLMEALGLTGNLLGLALVLTGGQASNIFLVMGFIKSVPKELDESAVMEGASYFRIYATVILPLIRPILGVIALFSFRLAWNDYITSLVFSIPNQDMKPLTVAVVGLRYSANAAAELHIMTAGASIAIIPILIVYMFANRQFIGGLTAGAVKG; from the coding sequence TTGAAAAAGTTAGCCGGCAAGCTGGTCATCGTTATTTTTCTTGCGGTAATGGTTGCTTTTACTTTATATCCGGTCGTGTATACGCTGCTCGGCTCGGTAAAATCCAATTTGGAGCTGCAAACGGGGGGATCCTTCTTTCCCGGCGAATGGAAATTCGGCAATTACGCGGAAGCATTCGAAAAAGCGCAGTTTATGAAATATACATGGAACAGCGTGATCTTAAGCGCACTGACGATGATATTTTCCCTCATCACCTCATCGATGGCCGGATACGTCGTCGCCCGGCATGACTTTACGGGCAAGAAGCTGCTGCTGGCCGCGTATTTGTCGGTGATGTTCATTGCGCTGGGGCCGATTACGCTGTACCCGCAGTACATGCTGATGGAAGCGCTCGGGTTGACCGGGAATTTGCTTGGGCTGGCTCTGGTGCTGACCGGCGGACAAGCGAGCAACATTTTTCTCGTGATGGGGTTTATCAAGAGCGTGCCGAAAGAGCTGGACGAATCGGCCGTTATGGAGGGGGCCAGTTATTTCCGGATTTACGCGACGGTCATTTTGCCGCTCATTCGCCCCATTCTCGGCGTCATTGCACTGTTTTCCTTCCGGCTCGCCTGGAACGATTACATTACCTCTCTCGTGTTCAGCATTCCGAATCAGGACATGAAGCCGCTGACGGTCGCCGTCGTCGGGCTTCGATATTCCGCGAATGCGGCGGCCGAGCTGCATATTATGACGGCCGGAGCGTCGATCGCGATCATCCCGATCCTGATCGTGTATATGTTCGCCAACCGCCAGTTTATCGGCGGCCTCACCGCAGGCGCGGTGAAAGGCTAG